A window of Elusimicrobiota bacterium contains these coding sequences:
- a CDS encoding hemolysin family protein: MLLIIISMKLTLFFLFLAGIGFFSGSETALTALSPVKVREYEHKNIYPKKYLKFWQEKFNSLLSLMLIGTNFTMIGASVVMTSIAWDINKIYPNDSLFFWLEILATMLILYLSEIVPKVYGKINAETVSFFSLPFFYHVNNLASGFIAFLIKLSEMLIAPFAGKLELETPFPNLDEFKTLLAADEIDKVLPKKDSEILENVIDFRETIAGQVMVPRVKMFAIDLNIKHEDLLPKIIEAGYSRIPVYDKSLDNIVGIIYARDLLNFWRNSELILPPDLVRPAFFVPETKKVTDLLSEFKSGHYHMAVVVDEYGGTAGIVTIEDLLEEIVGDVYDEYDVKELKISPNPDGSYLIPGDTELSKVNTELGLQLPENDFSTLNGWVLDLFGKVPTKGETRMWDTVKVEIIESTRRRVTKVKIIKK; this comes from the coding sequence ATGTTATTAATAATTATATCTATGAAACTAACATTGTTTTTCCTTTTCCTTGCTGGTATAGGATTTTTTTCTGGGAGCGAGACTGCGTTAACTGCGTTATCCCCTGTAAAAGTAAGGGAGTATGAACACAAGAATATATACCCAAAAAAATATCTCAAGTTCTGGCAGGAAAAGTTTAACTCTTTACTCTCCCTGATGCTTATCGGTACAAACTTTACGATGATCGGCGCTAGTGTTGTAATGACTTCAATCGCTTGGGATATTAATAAAATATATCCTAATGACTCGTTGTTCTTTTGGTTGGAAATTCTCGCTACTATGCTGATTTTGTACCTCAGCGAAATTGTTCCTAAGGTCTACGGTAAGATAAACGCTGAAACAGTATCTTTTTTTTCATTACCGTTTTTTTATCATGTTAATAACCTTGCATCCGGCTTTATTGCGTTTCTCATCAAACTTTCAGAAATGCTCATAGCACCATTCGCAGGAAAGCTCGAACTCGAGACACCGTTTCCCAACCTTGACGAATTTAAAACATTACTCGCTGCGGATGAAATTGATAAAGTATTGCCTAAAAAGGATTCTGAAATCCTTGAAAATGTAATTGACTTCCGGGAAACCATCGCGGGACAGGTTATGGTGCCACGCGTAAAAATGTTTGCCATTGATTTAAACATAAAACATGAAGACCTTCTCCCAAAAATTATTGAGGCCGGTTATTCTAGGATACCGGTTTATGACAAGAGCCTGGATAATATTGTTGGTATTATATACGCGCGTGACCTCCTTAATTTTTGGAGAAACAGCGAATTGATTTTACCTCCCGATCTTGTACGTCCCGCTTTTTTTGTCCCCGAAACAAAAAAAGTTACTGACTTATTATCTGAATTCAAGTCCGGACATTACCATATGGCAGTCGTGGTAGATGAATACGGCGGTACTGCGGGAATTGTTACTATCGAAGACTTGTTGGAAGAAATTGTAGGTGATGTATATGATGAATATGATGTGAAGGAACTAAAAATATCACCGAACCCGGACGGGTCGTATCTTATACCCGGCGATACTGAACTTTCAAAGGTTAATACTGAACTTGGGCTACAATTACCGGAAAACGATTTCTCAACTCTAAACGGCTGGGTACTGGACCTTTTTGGTAAAGTACCGACTAAAGGCGAAACCCGTATGTGGGATACCGTGAAAGTTGAAATCATTGAATCTACCCGCAGGAGAGTAACCAAAGTGAAAATTATAAAGAAGTAA
- a CDS encoding CNNM domain-containing protein → MGMFILTLSIVLCLTFSFIFSSSETAITSLPKFRIRKIIEENKKYQKFYNRWLVSPQRILVTILVGNTIVNIAFSTLITLFLLSVFSKYVHQQLLETIAWIGGTLTLVVLSEFTPKLLARRYPEQVSLLFVPILSFVERVLAPLAIISDWLVGNVFSLYPKASPSPYLSKEELSLILQNIPQGSHAAHETETITMLRRAIALTVLEVKNIMTPLEKVDSVNILLPEEKFIDYIIESGHTRIPVYDNIPTKIMGYILVKDLLQYLKASDTLNSDGFTKKFITGKFLRQVLFIPYDKKVRDLLDDFRKNNAHIAVVNDFKTGVAIGIITLEDILEELVGEILDEYDTKKVG, encoded by the coding sequence ATGGGCATGTTTATTCTTACACTCTCAATTGTTTTATGCCTGACGTTTTCATTCATTTTTTCAAGTTCAGAAACTGCGATAACATCGCTGCCAAAGTTCCGTATACGTAAGATTATTGAAGAAAATAAGAAATATCAGAAGTTTTATAACCGCTGGTTAGTGTCCCCGCAGCGTATACTAGTAACAATCCTTGTTGGGAATACCATTGTTAATATAGCCTTCTCCACATTGATTACACTATTTTTATTATCCGTGTTCTCAAAATACGTGCATCAGCAGTTACTAGAAACCATCGCATGGATCGGAGGTACTCTAACACTTGTTGTATTGTCAGAATTTACGCCTAAACTTCTAGCCCGCAGGTATCCAGAACAAGTATCACTGTTGTTTGTTCCCATCCTTTCTTTTGTGGAACGCGTATTGGCACCGTTAGCAATAATATCCGACTGGCTGGTAGGCAACGTTTTTTCGTTATATCCCAAAGCATCACCAAGCCCGTATTTGTCGAAAGAAGAACTTTCCCTTATCCTTCAGAATATACCCCAGGGATCTCATGCCGCGCATGAAACAGAAACCATCACAATGCTCCGCCGCGCAATCGCTCTTACCGTTTTGGAAGTAAAGAATATTATGACACCGCTTGAGAAGGTTGATAGTGTAAATATTTTACTCCCGGAAGAAAAGTTTATTGACTATATCATAGAATCCGGCCATACGCGCATACCTGTGTATGATAATATCCCCACAAAAATCATGGGTTATATTTTAGTCAAAGACTTGTTGCAATACTTAAAAGCAAGCGATACCCTGAACTCTGATGGTTTCACAAAAAAATTTATTACCGGTAAATTTTTAAGACAGGTACTGTTTATCCCGTATGACAAAAAAGTACGTGACCTGCTTGACGATTTTCGTAAAAACAACGCACATATCGCGGTGGTTAATGATTTTAAAACAGGTGTTGCAATAGGAATAATCACACTGGAAGATATTCTTGAAGAACTTGTTGGTGAAATCCTTGACGAATACGACACAAAGAAAGTTGGGTGA
- a CDS encoding glycine--tRNA ligase subunit alpha, whose translation MLTFQEIIIKLEQFWSKRGCLIAQPYDLEKGAGTFNPSTFLRCLGPSRWAAAYVEPSRRPTDGRYGENPNRLQHYYQYQVVIKPPLKDIQNIYIESLKNIGISPALHDLRFVEDDWESPTLGAWGLGWEVWLDGMEITQYTYFQQIGGIDLDPITVEITYGLERLAMYIQKKNSVYDIQWNDSVKYGDVHLADEKQFSRYNFEEADVELLRRQFVDYERECLRLLEKTLVLPAYDYVLKCSHTFNLLDARGAISVSERVSFVGRVRNLACRTARAYVQLLNTEVK comes from the coding sequence ATGTTAACATTTCAGGAAATTATTATTAAACTCGAACAGTTTTGGTCAAAACGCGGATGTTTAATCGCGCAGCCATATGATTTGGAAAAAGGTGCGGGTACATTTAACCCGTCAACTTTTCTGCGGTGCTTAGGACCTTCACGCTGGGCTGCGGCATACGTTGAACCCTCACGCCGCCCGACTGATGGAAGGTACGGAGAAAATCCTAACCGTTTACAGCATTATTACCAGTATCAGGTAGTTATTAAACCGCCGTTGAAAGATATACAAAACATATATATTGAAAGTTTAAAAAACATAGGGATTTCGCCTGCATTGCATGACCTAAGATTCGTTGAGGATGACTGGGAATCACCGACACTTGGCGCGTGGGGGTTGGGTTGGGAAGTATGGCTTGACGGTATGGAAATAACGCAGTACACATATTTCCAGCAAATCGGCGGGATTGACCTTGATCCTATAACTGTTGAGATCACATACGGCCTTGAACGGTTGGCTATGTATATCCAGAAAAAAAATAGTGTTTATGATATTCAATGGAATGATAGTGTTAAATACGGAGATGTACACCTTGCGGATGAAAAACAGTTTTCACGATATAATTTCGAAGAAGCTGATGTAGAACTTCTGCGCAGGCAGTTTGTGGATTACGAACGTGAATGCCTTAGGTTACTTGAAAAAACACTAGTCCTTCCCGCATACGATTATGTGCTCAAATGTTCACATACGTTTAATTTGTTAGACGCACGAGGAGCAATCTCTGTATCTGAACGTGTTTCTTTTGTAGGGCGTGTGCGTAATCTTGCCTGCAGGACTGCAAGAGCGTATGTTCAGTTACTGAACACAGAGGTGAAGTAG
- the recO gene encoding DNA repair protein RecO — protein sequence MEHQSFKASAILLKQQPYREADRILTWYTKDTGKCVSLARSSKYMLAHLICVDVLTLAEIQLHFSYTKNWYIITGIKIIDSFNGIRGDFLKTLLALKCVDITNSLTPHGESSTALFNLLSDTLIKINTATDNYLSYSIFSSYLTRAFEYLGYKLKLGGCIFCDRETSKLENEDVYFIAEEGGIICGKCLTYRNYYSQQPLTPGLISRLSEFMESDVPKITSPDIMFDIEYTAIYEAYAAQLLHYTLKTSRFNHLLTGLCKK from the coding sequence ATGGAACATCAGTCATTTAAGGCTTCTGCCATACTCTTAAAGCAACAACCCTACCGCGAAGCGGACCGTATACTTACATGGTACACCAAAGATACCGGAAAATGTGTTTCCCTTGCACGCAGTAGTAAATATATGCTAGCGCATCTCATCTGTGTTGACGTTCTTACTTTGGCTGAGATACAACTGCATTTTAGTTACACCAAGAACTGGTATATAATTACAGGAATAAAGATTATTGATTCATTCAACGGTATCCGCGGGGATTTTTTGAAAACACTACTTGCCTTAAAATGTGTGGATATTACAAATTCGCTTACTCCGCACGGTGAGTCCAGCACAGCATTATTTAATCTTCTCTCGGATACCCTGATAAAAATAAATACCGCGACGGATAATTACTTGAGTTATAGTATATTTTCTTCTTACTTAACCCGCGCATTTGAGTATTTAGGGTATAAACTTAAACTTGGTGGGTGCATATTTTGTGACCGTGAAACGTCAAAACTTGAGAATGAAGATGTTTACTTCATTGCAGAAGAAGGCGGTATTATCTGCGGAAAGTGCCTGACATACCGTAACTATTATTCCCAGCAACCGCTTACTCCCGGCCTTATATCCCGGCTGTCAGAATTTATGGAATCCGATGTTCCTAAAATCACATCTCCGGATATAATGTTTGACATAGAATACACTGCAATCTATGAAGCATACGCAGCACAGTTGTTGCATTACACCTTAAAGACCAGCAGGTTTAATCATTTACTCACCGGGCTTTGCAAAAAGTAA